A genomic segment from Leopardus geoffroyi isolate Oge1 chromosome A2, O.geoffroyi_Oge1_pat1.0, whole genome shotgun sequence encodes:
- the NISCH gene encoding nischarin isoform X3 has translation MAAAARCFGPEREAEPVKEARVVGSELVDTYTVYIIQVTVGSHEWTVKHRYSDFYDLHEKLVAERKIDKNLLPPKKIIGKNSRSLVEKREKDLEIYLQTLLATFPGVAPSVLAHFLHFHFYEINGITAALAEELFEKGEQLLGAGEVFAIGPLQLYAVTEQLQQGKPTCASGDAKTDLGHILDFTCRLKYLKVSGTEGPFGTSNIEEQLLPFDLSIFKSLHQVEISHCGARHIRGLVASKPTLATMSVRYSATSMKEVLVPEASEFDEWEPEGTALEGPVTAVIPTWQALTTLDLSHNSISNIDESVKLIPKIEFLDLSHNGVLVVDNLQHLYNLVHLDLSYNKLSSLEGVHTKLGNIKTLNLAGNLLESLSGLHKLYSLVNLDLRDNRIEQMEEVKSIGSLPCLEHVALLNNPLSIIPDYRTKVLAQFGERASEVCLDNTATTEKELDTVEVLKAIQKAKEVKSKLNNPEKKIGEDSRLSAASCVRPSGSPPSVAPTSASLPQPILSNQGIMFVQEEALASSLSSTDSLTPEDRPIARGCSDSLESIPAGQAPSDDLRDVPGAVGGVSLEHAEPEVQVVPGSGQIIFLPFTCIGYTATNQDFIQRLSTLIRQAIERQLPAWIEAANQREEGQGEQGEDEDDEEDVAENRYFEMGPPDVEEEEEGGQGEEEEEEEEEEEEEGEEERLALEWALGADEDFLLEHIRILKVLWCFLIHVQGSIRQFAACLVLTDFGIAVFEIPHQESRGSSQHILSSLRFVFCFPHGDLTEFGFLMPELCLVLKVRHSENTLFIISDATNLHEFHADLRSCFAPQHMAMLCSPVLYGSHTSLQEFLRQLLTFYKVAGGGQEHSQGCFPVYLVYSDKRMVQTAAGDYSGNIEWASCTLCSAVRRSCCAPSEAVKSAAIPYWLLLTPQHLNVIKADFNPMPNRGTHNCRNRNSFKLSRVPLSTVLLDPTRSCTQPRGAFADGHVLELLVGYRFVTAIFVLPHEKFHFLRIYNQLRASLQDLKTVVISKSPATGAPSQRPLVDGQPAEGRASNDQRSQEVPVEAPAPDPVEAPALALASVEVPAPSPAEASDPVKTPGPVEASLPASVPAEASGSDESPVETPAPTPAAPAPAEPLVPAEAPAQYPSEQLIRSTSEENQIPSHLPACPSLRHIASLQGSAIIELFHSSIAEVENEELRHLMWCSVVFYQTPGLEVTACVLLSTKAVYFVLHDGLRRYFSEPLQDFWHQKNTDYNNSPFHISQCFVLKLSDLQAVNVGLFDQYFRLTGSSPVQVVTCLTRDSYLTHCFLQHLMAVLSSLERTPSPEPVDKDFYSEFGNKTTGKMENYELIHSSRVKFTYPSEEEIGDLTFTVAQKMADPEKAPALSILLYVQVFQVGTPPPGRCRGMLRPKTLLLTSAEIFLLDEDFVHYPLPEFAKEPPQRDRYRLDDGRRVRDLDRVLMGYQTYPQALTLIFDDVQGRDLMGSVTPDHFGEVADGPASSSQGREVQWQVFVPSAESREKLISLLARQWEALCGRELPVELTG, from the exons ATGGCGGCGGCTGCGCGCTGCTTCGGGCCCGAGCGAGAGGCCGAGCCAGTCAAGGAGGCGCGCGTCGTGGGCTCTGAGCTCGTGGACACGTATACG GTTTACATCATCCAGGTCACTGTTGGCAGCCATGAATGGACAGTCAAGCACCGCTACAGCGATTTCTATGATCTGCACGAAAAG CTGGTTGCAGAAAGGAAAATTGATAAAAACCTACTTCCGCCCAAAAAGATAATTGGGAAAAACTCGAGAAGCTtggtggaaaagagagagaaggatctGGAGATCTACCTGCAGACGCTCCTGGCCACCTTCCCTGGTGTGGCCCCCAGTGTGCTGGCCCActtcttacattttcatttctat GAGATAAATGGCATCACCGCAGCACTGGCTGAAGAGCTCTTTGAAAAAG GAGAACAGCTCCTGGGGGCCGGAGAGGTCTTTGCCATCGGGCCCCTACAGCTCTATGCGGTCACCGAGCAGCTACAGCAGGGAAAGCCCACGTGTGCCAGTGGGGACGCCAAGACTGACCTGGGGCACATCCTGGACTTCACCTGTCGCCTTAAGTACCTTAAG GTTTCTGGCACAGAAGGACCTTTTGGGACTAGCAACATTGAAGAGCAGCTCCTGCCTTTTGATCTGTCAATATTCAAGTCTCTTCATCAGGTGGAG ATAAGTCACTGTGGTGCCAGGCACATACGGGGACTAGTTGCGTCGAAGCCCACCTTAGCCACAATGAGTGTCCGCTACTCCGCAACCTCTATGAAG GAAGTCCTTGTTCCCGAAGCCTCGGAATTTGATGAGTGGGAGCCAGAAGGCACGGCCCTGGAAGGCCCTGTGACTGCCGTCATCCCCACATGGCAAGCACTGACTACTCTAGACCTGAGCCACAACAGCATCTCCAACATCGACGAGTCTGTG AAACTGATTCCAAAGATTGAGTTCCTGGACCTGAGTCACAATGGAGTGCTGGTCGTGGACAACCTGCAG CACCTGTACAACCTCGTGCACCTGGACCTATCCTACAACAAGCTCTCCTCCTTGGAAGGGGTTCACACCAAACTGGGGAACATCAAGACCCTGAACCTGGCGGGCAATCTCCTGGAGAGTCTGAGTGGCCTGCATAAGCTCTATTCCCTGGTCAACCTGGATCTCCGTGACAACAGGATCGAGCAG ATGGAGGAGGTCAAGAGCATTGGCAGCCTCCCGTGTCTGGAGCACGTGGCTCTACTGAACAACCCTCTGAGCATCATCCCTGACTACCGGACCAAGGTGCTAGCTCAGTTTGGAGAGAGGGCCTCCGAG GTCTGTCTGGACAACACGGCAACCACAGAGAAGGAGCTGGACACCGTGGAAGTGCTAAAAGCAATTCAGAAAGCCAAGGAGGTCAAGTCAAAGTTGAACAACCCAGAGAAGAAG ATCGGTGAGGATTCCCGGCTCTCAGCTGCCTCCTGTGTCCGGCCCAGTGGCTCCCCTCCCAGCGTggctcccacctctgcctccctgccccagcccatcCTCTCCAATCAAG GAATCATGTTCGTGCAAGAGGAGGCCCTGGCCAGCAGCCTCTCATCCACCGACAGTCTGACTCCTGAAGACCGGCCCATTGCCCGGGGATGTTCTGATTCCTTAGAGTCCATCCCTGCAGGACAG GCACCTTCTGATGATTTACGGGACGTGCCAGGAGCTGTTGGTGGTGTGAG CCTGGAGCATGCAGAGCCGGAGGTCCAGGTGGTGCCTGGGTCCGGCCAGATCATCTTCCTGCCCTTCACCTGTATTGGCTACACGGCCACCAACCAGGACTTCATCCAGCGCCTGAGCACACTCATCCGGCAGGCCATTGAGCGACAGCTGCCTGCCTGGATTGAGGCTGCCAACCAGCGGGAGGAGGGCCAGGGCGAGCAGGGCGAGGATGAGGACGATGAGGAGGATGTTGCTGAGAACCGCTACTTTGAAATGGGGCCCCcggatgtggaggaagaggaagaaggtggccagggggaggaagaggaggaggaggaggaggaggaggaggaggagggcgaggagGAGCGCCTGGCTCTGGAGTGGGCCCTGGGTGCAGACGAGGACTTTCTGCTGGAGCACATCCGCATCCTCAAGGTGCTCTGGTGCTTCCTGATCCACGTTCAGGGCAGCATCCGCCAGTTCGCCGCCTGCCTTGTGCTCACCGATTTTGGCATCGCCGTCTTCGAGATCCCACACCAGGAGTCGCGGGGCAGCAGCCAGCATATCCTCTCGTCCCTGCGCTTCGTCTTCTGCTTCCCCCACGGTGATCTCACAGAGTTCGGCTTCCTCATGCCGGAGCTCTGCCTGGTGCTCAAGGTGCGGCACAGCGAGAACACGCTGTTCATCATCTCGGATGCCACCAACCTGCACGAGTTCCATGCTGACCTGCGCTCGTGCTTCGCCCCACAGCACATGGCCATGCTGTGCAGCCCCGTGCTCTATGGCAGCCACACCAGCCTGCAGGAGTTCCTCCGCCAGCTGCTCACCTTCTACAAGGTGGCGGGCGGCGGCCAGGAGCACAGCCAGGGCTGCTTCCCCGTCTACCTGGTCTACAGCGACAAGCGCATGGTACAGACGGCCGCCGGGGACTACTCGGGCAACATCGAGTGGGCCAGCTGCACGCTCTGCTCAGCTGTGCGGCGCTCCTGCTGCGCACCCTCCGAGGCCGTCAAATCGGCTGCCATCCCCTACTGGCTGCTGCTCACGCCCCAGCACCTCAACGTCATCAAGGCCGACTTCAACCCCATGCCCAACCGCGGCACCCACAACTGTCGCAACCGCAACAGCTTCAAGCTCAGCCGCGTGCCATTATCCACGGTGCTGCTGGACCCCACACGCAGCTGCACCCAGCCGCGGGGTGCCTTCGCAGATGGCCATGTGCTTGAGCTGCTCGTGGGCTACCGCTTTGTCACTGCCATCTTTGTGCTGCCCCATGAGAAGTTCCACTTCCTGCGTATCTACAACCAGCTGCGGGCCTCGCTGCAGGACCTAAAGACCGTGGTCATCTCCAAGAGCCCCGCAACCGGGGCCCCGTCCCAGAGGCCTCTCGTGGATGGCCAGCCTGCCGAGGGCAGGGCCAG CAATGACCAGCGTTCCCAGGAGGTCCCGGTGGAGGCTCCAGCCCCGGACCCGGTGGAGGCGCCAGCTTTGGCCCTAGCCTCGGTGGAGGTCCCAGCTCCGTCCCCGGCAGAGGCCTCAGACCCTGTGAAGACCCCAGGTCCAGTGGAGGCCTCGCTTCCGGCTTCGGTCCCAGCAGAGGCCTCGGGCTCAGATGAGTCCCCAGTGGAGACCCCAGCCCCGACCCCAGCTGCCCCGGCCCCAGCAGAGCCTCTGGTGCCAGCGGAGGCCCCTGCTCAGTACCCAAGCGAGCAGCTGATCCGGTCCACTTCCGAGGAGAATCAGATCCCGTCCCACCTGCCCGCCTGCCCATCGCTCCGTCACATCGCTAGCCTGCAGGGGAGCGCCATCATCGAGCTCTTTCACAGCAGCATTGCCGAG GTTGAAAACGAGGAGCTGAGGCACCTCATGTGGTGCTCAGTGGTGTTCTACCAGACCCCGGGGCTGGAGGTGACCGCCTGCGTGCTGCTCTCCACCAAGGCTGTGTACTTCGTGCTGCACGATGGCCTCCGCCGCTACTTCTCAGAGCCACTACAGG ATTTCTGGCATCAGAAGAACACGGACTACAACAACAGTCCCTTCCACATCTCCCAGTGCTTTGTTTTAAAGCTTAGCGACTTGCAGGCAGTCAACGTTGGACTTTTCGACCAGTATTTCCGGCTGACGG GCTCCTCTCCGGTGCAGGTGGTTACATGCTTGACACGGGACAGCTACCTGACACACTGCTTCCTCCAGCACCTCATGGCCGTGCTCTCCTCCCTAGAGCGCACACCCTCCCCTGAACCTGTTGATAAGGACTTCTACTCTGAGTTTGGGAACAAGACCACAG GGAAGATGGAAAACTACGAGCTGATCCACTCGAGCCGCGTCAAATTCACCTACCCCAGTGAGGAGGAGATTGGGGACCTGACTTTCACTGTGGCCCAGAAGATGGCTGACCCAGAGAAGGCGCCAGCCCTCAGCATCCTGCTGTATGTGCAGGTGTTCCAGGTGGGCACGCCGCCCCCTGGGCGCTGCAGGGGCATGCTGCGCCCCAAAACGCTCCTGCTCACCAGTGCTGAGATCTTTCTCCTGGACGAGGACTTTGTCCACTACCCATTGCCTGAGTTCGCCAAAGAGCCGCCACAGAGAGACCGGTACCGGCTGGACGACGGCCGCCGTGTCCGAGACCTGGACCGCGTGCTCATGGGCTACCAGACCTACCCACAGGCCCTCACCCTCATCTTTGACGATGTTCAGGGCCGTGACCTCATGGGCAGT
- the NISCH gene encoding nischarin isoform X4, whose amino-acid sequence MAAAARCFGPEREAEPVKEARVVGSELVDTYTVYIIQVTVGSHEWTVKHRYSDFYDLHEKLVAERKIDKNLLPPKKIIGKNSRSLVEKREKDLEIYLQTLLATFPGVAPSVLAHFLHFHFYEINGITAALAEELFEKGEQLLGAGEVFAIGPLQLYAVTEQLQQGKPTCASGDAKTDLGHILDFTCRLKYLKVSGTEGPFGTSNIEEQLLPFDLSIFKSLHQVEISHCGARHIRGLVASKPTLATMSVRYSATSMKEVLVPEASEFDEWEPEGTALEGPVTAVIPTWQALTTLDLSHNSISNIDESVKLIPKIEFLDLSHNGVLVVDNLQHLYNLVHLDLSYNKLSSLEGVHTKLGNIKTLNLAGNLLESLSGLHKLYSLVNLDLRDNRIEQMEEVKSIGSLPCLEHVALLNNPLSIIPDYRTKVLAQFGERASEVCLDNTATTEKELDTVEVLKAIQKAKEVKSKLNNPEKKIGEDSRLSAASCVRPSGSPPSVAPTSASLPQPILSNQGIMFVQEEALASSLSSTDSLTPEDRPIARGCSDSLESIPAGQAPSDDLRDVPGAVGGVSLEHAEPEVQVVPGSGQIIFLPFTCIGYTATNQDFIQRLSTLIRQAIERQLPAWIEAANQREEGQGEQGEDEDDEEDVAENRYFEMGPPDVEEEEEGGQGEEEEEEEEEEEEEGEEERLALEWALGADEDFLLEHIRILKVLWCFLIHVQGSIRQFAACLVLTDFGIAVFEIPHQESRGSSQHILSSLRFVFCFPHGDLTEFGFLMPELCLVLKVRHSENTLFIISDATNLHEFHADLRSCFAPQHMAMLCSPVLYGSHTSLQEFLRQLLTFYKVAGGGQEHSQGCFPVYLVYSDKRMVQTAAGDYSGNIEWASCTLCSAVRRSCCAPSEAVKSAAIPYWLLLTPQHLNVIKADFNPMPNRGTHNCRNRNSFKLSRVPLSTVLLDPTRSCTQPRGAFADGHVLELLVGYRFVTAIFVLPHEKFHFLRIYNQLRASLQDLKTVVISKSPATGAPSQRPLVDGQPAEGRASNDQRSQEVPVEAPAPDPVEAPALALASVEVPAPSPAEASDPVKTPGPVEASLPASVPAEASGSDESPVETPAPTPAAPAPAEPLVPAEAPAQYPSEQLIRSTSEENQIPSHLPACPSLRHIASLQGSAIIELFHSSIAEVENEELRHLMWCSVVFYQTPGLEVTACVLLSTKAVYFVLHDGLRRYFSEPLQDFWHQKNTDYNNSPFHISQCFVLKLSDLQAVNVGLFDQYFRLTGKMENYELIHSSRVKFTYPSEEEIGDLTFTVAQKMADPEKAPALSILLYVQVFQVGTPPPGRCRGMLRPKTLLLTSAEIFLLDEDFVHYPLPEFAKEPPQRDRYRLDDGRRVRDLDRVLMGYQTYPQALTLIFDDVQGRDLMGSVTPDHFGEVADGPASSSQGREVQWQVFVPSAESREKLISLLARQWEALCGRELPVELTG is encoded by the exons ATGGCGGCGGCTGCGCGCTGCTTCGGGCCCGAGCGAGAGGCCGAGCCAGTCAAGGAGGCGCGCGTCGTGGGCTCTGAGCTCGTGGACACGTATACG GTTTACATCATCCAGGTCACTGTTGGCAGCCATGAATGGACAGTCAAGCACCGCTACAGCGATTTCTATGATCTGCACGAAAAG CTGGTTGCAGAAAGGAAAATTGATAAAAACCTACTTCCGCCCAAAAAGATAATTGGGAAAAACTCGAGAAGCTtggtggaaaagagagagaaggatctGGAGATCTACCTGCAGACGCTCCTGGCCACCTTCCCTGGTGTGGCCCCCAGTGTGCTGGCCCActtcttacattttcatttctat GAGATAAATGGCATCACCGCAGCACTGGCTGAAGAGCTCTTTGAAAAAG GAGAACAGCTCCTGGGGGCCGGAGAGGTCTTTGCCATCGGGCCCCTACAGCTCTATGCGGTCACCGAGCAGCTACAGCAGGGAAAGCCCACGTGTGCCAGTGGGGACGCCAAGACTGACCTGGGGCACATCCTGGACTTCACCTGTCGCCTTAAGTACCTTAAG GTTTCTGGCACAGAAGGACCTTTTGGGACTAGCAACATTGAAGAGCAGCTCCTGCCTTTTGATCTGTCAATATTCAAGTCTCTTCATCAGGTGGAG ATAAGTCACTGTGGTGCCAGGCACATACGGGGACTAGTTGCGTCGAAGCCCACCTTAGCCACAATGAGTGTCCGCTACTCCGCAACCTCTATGAAG GAAGTCCTTGTTCCCGAAGCCTCGGAATTTGATGAGTGGGAGCCAGAAGGCACGGCCCTGGAAGGCCCTGTGACTGCCGTCATCCCCACATGGCAAGCACTGACTACTCTAGACCTGAGCCACAACAGCATCTCCAACATCGACGAGTCTGTG AAACTGATTCCAAAGATTGAGTTCCTGGACCTGAGTCACAATGGAGTGCTGGTCGTGGACAACCTGCAG CACCTGTACAACCTCGTGCACCTGGACCTATCCTACAACAAGCTCTCCTCCTTGGAAGGGGTTCACACCAAACTGGGGAACATCAAGACCCTGAACCTGGCGGGCAATCTCCTGGAGAGTCTGAGTGGCCTGCATAAGCTCTATTCCCTGGTCAACCTGGATCTCCGTGACAACAGGATCGAGCAG ATGGAGGAGGTCAAGAGCATTGGCAGCCTCCCGTGTCTGGAGCACGTGGCTCTACTGAACAACCCTCTGAGCATCATCCCTGACTACCGGACCAAGGTGCTAGCTCAGTTTGGAGAGAGGGCCTCCGAG GTCTGTCTGGACAACACGGCAACCACAGAGAAGGAGCTGGACACCGTGGAAGTGCTAAAAGCAATTCAGAAAGCCAAGGAGGTCAAGTCAAAGTTGAACAACCCAGAGAAGAAG ATCGGTGAGGATTCCCGGCTCTCAGCTGCCTCCTGTGTCCGGCCCAGTGGCTCCCCTCCCAGCGTggctcccacctctgcctccctgccccagcccatcCTCTCCAATCAAG GAATCATGTTCGTGCAAGAGGAGGCCCTGGCCAGCAGCCTCTCATCCACCGACAGTCTGACTCCTGAAGACCGGCCCATTGCCCGGGGATGTTCTGATTCCTTAGAGTCCATCCCTGCAGGACAG GCACCTTCTGATGATTTACGGGACGTGCCAGGAGCTGTTGGTGGTGTGAG CCTGGAGCATGCAGAGCCGGAGGTCCAGGTGGTGCCTGGGTCCGGCCAGATCATCTTCCTGCCCTTCACCTGTATTGGCTACACGGCCACCAACCAGGACTTCATCCAGCGCCTGAGCACACTCATCCGGCAGGCCATTGAGCGACAGCTGCCTGCCTGGATTGAGGCTGCCAACCAGCGGGAGGAGGGCCAGGGCGAGCAGGGCGAGGATGAGGACGATGAGGAGGATGTTGCTGAGAACCGCTACTTTGAAATGGGGCCCCcggatgtggaggaagaggaagaaggtggccagggggaggaagaggaggaggaggaggaggaggaggaggaggagggcgaggagGAGCGCCTGGCTCTGGAGTGGGCCCTGGGTGCAGACGAGGACTTTCTGCTGGAGCACATCCGCATCCTCAAGGTGCTCTGGTGCTTCCTGATCCACGTTCAGGGCAGCATCCGCCAGTTCGCCGCCTGCCTTGTGCTCACCGATTTTGGCATCGCCGTCTTCGAGATCCCACACCAGGAGTCGCGGGGCAGCAGCCAGCATATCCTCTCGTCCCTGCGCTTCGTCTTCTGCTTCCCCCACGGTGATCTCACAGAGTTCGGCTTCCTCATGCCGGAGCTCTGCCTGGTGCTCAAGGTGCGGCACAGCGAGAACACGCTGTTCATCATCTCGGATGCCACCAACCTGCACGAGTTCCATGCTGACCTGCGCTCGTGCTTCGCCCCACAGCACATGGCCATGCTGTGCAGCCCCGTGCTCTATGGCAGCCACACCAGCCTGCAGGAGTTCCTCCGCCAGCTGCTCACCTTCTACAAGGTGGCGGGCGGCGGCCAGGAGCACAGCCAGGGCTGCTTCCCCGTCTACCTGGTCTACAGCGACAAGCGCATGGTACAGACGGCCGCCGGGGACTACTCGGGCAACATCGAGTGGGCCAGCTGCACGCTCTGCTCAGCTGTGCGGCGCTCCTGCTGCGCACCCTCCGAGGCCGTCAAATCGGCTGCCATCCCCTACTGGCTGCTGCTCACGCCCCAGCACCTCAACGTCATCAAGGCCGACTTCAACCCCATGCCCAACCGCGGCACCCACAACTGTCGCAACCGCAACAGCTTCAAGCTCAGCCGCGTGCCATTATCCACGGTGCTGCTGGACCCCACACGCAGCTGCACCCAGCCGCGGGGTGCCTTCGCAGATGGCCATGTGCTTGAGCTGCTCGTGGGCTACCGCTTTGTCACTGCCATCTTTGTGCTGCCCCATGAGAAGTTCCACTTCCTGCGTATCTACAACCAGCTGCGGGCCTCGCTGCAGGACCTAAAGACCGTGGTCATCTCCAAGAGCCCCGCAACCGGGGCCCCGTCCCAGAGGCCTCTCGTGGATGGCCAGCCTGCCGAGGGCAGGGCCAG CAATGACCAGCGTTCCCAGGAGGTCCCGGTGGAGGCTCCAGCCCCGGACCCGGTGGAGGCGCCAGCTTTGGCCCTAGCCTCGGTGGAGGTCCCAGCTCCGTCCCCGGCAGAGGCCTCAGACCCTGTGAAGACCCCAGGTCCAGTGGAGGCCTCGCTTCCGGCTTCGGTCCCAGCAGAGGCCTCGGGCTCAGATGAGTCCCCAGTGGAGACCCCAGCCCCGACCCCAGCTGCCCCGGCCCCAGCAGAGCCTCTGGTGCCAGCGGAGGCCCCTGCTCAGTACCCAAGCGAGCAGCTGATCCGGTCCACTTCCGAGGAGAATCAGATCCCGTCCCACCTGCCCGCCTGCCCATCGCTCCGTCACATCGCTAGCCTGCAGGGGAGCGCCATCATCGAGCTCTTTCACAGCAGCATTGCCGAG GTTGAAAACGAGGAGCTGAGGCACCTCATGTGGTGCTCAGTGGTGTTCTACCAGACCCCGGGGCTGGAGGTGACCGCCTGCGTGCTGCTCTCCACCAAGGCTGTGTACTTCGTGCTGCACGATGGCCTCCGCCGCTACTTCTCAGAGCCACTACAGG ATTTCTGGCATCAGAAGAACACGGACTACAACAACAGTCCCTTCCACATCTCCCAGTGCTTTGTTTTAAAGCTTAGCGACTTGCAGGCAGTCAACGTTGGACTTTTCGACCAGTATTTCCGGCTGACGG GGAAGATGGAAAACTACGAGCTGATCCACTCGAGCCGCGTCAAATTCACCTACCCCAGTGAGGAGGAGATTGGGGACCTGACTTTCACTGTGGCCCAGAAGATGGCTGACCCAGAGAAGGCGCCAGCCCTCAGCATCCTGCTGTATGTGCAGGTGTTCCAGGTGGGCACGCCGCCCCCTGGGCGCTGCAGGGGCATGCTGCGCCCCAAAACGCTCCTGCTCACCAGTGCTGAGATCTTTCTCCTGGACGAGGACTTTGTCCACTACCCATTGCCTGAGTTCGCCAAAGAGCCGCCACAGAGAGACCGGTACCGGCTGGACGACGGCCGCCGTGTCCGAGACCTGGACCGCGTGCTCATGGGCTACCAGACCTACCCACAGGCCCTCACCCTCATCTTTGACGATGTTCAGGGCCGTGACCTCATGGGCAGT
- the NISCH gene encoding nischarin isoform X5, giving the protein MAAAARCFGPEREAEPVKEARVVGSELVDTYTVYIIQVTVGSHEWTVKHRYSDFYDLHEKLVAERKIDKNLLPPKKIIGKNSRSLVEKREKDLEIYLQTLLATFPGVAPSVLAHFLHFHFYEINGITAALAEELFEKGEQLLGAGEVFAIGPLQLYAVTEQLQQGKPTCASGDAKTDLGHILDFTCRLKYLKVSGTEGPFGTSNIEEQLLPFDLSIFKSLHQVEISHCGARHIRGLVASKPTLATMSVRYSATSMKEVLVPEASEFDEWEPEGTALEGPVTAVIPTWQALTTLDLSHNSISNIDESVKLIPKIEFLDLSHNGVLVVDNLQHLYNLVHLDLSYNKLSSLEGVHTKLGNIKTLNLAGNLLESLSGLHKLYSLVNLDLRDNRIEQMEEVKSIGSLPCLEHVALLNNPLSIIPDYRTKVLAQFGERASEVCLDNTATTEKELDTVEVLKAIQKAKEVKSKLNNPEKKIGEDSRLSAASCVRPSGSPPSVAPTSASLPQPILSNQGILGDE; this is encoded by the exons ATGGCGGCGGCTGCGCGCTGCTTCGGGCCCGAGCGAGAGGCCGAGCCAGTCAAGGAGGCGCGCGTCGTGGGCTCTGAGCTCGTGGACACGTATACG GTTTACATCATCCAGGTCACTGTTGGCAGCCATGAATGGACAGTCAAGCACCGCTACAGCGATTTCTATGATCTGCACGAAAAG CTGGTTGCAGAAAGGAAAATTGATAAAAACCTACTTCCGCCCAAAAAGATAATTGGGAAAAACTCGAGAAGCTtggtggaaaagagagagaaggatctGGAGATCTACCTGCAGACGCTCCTGGCCACCTTCCCTGGTGTGGCCCCCAGTGTGCTGGCCCActtcttacattttcatttctat GAGATAAATGGCATCACCGCAGCACTGGCTGAAGAGCTCTTTGAAAAAG GAGAACAGCTCCTGGGGGCCGGAGAGGTCTTTGCCATCGGGCCCCTACAGCTCTATGCGGTCACCGAGCAGCTACAGCAGGGAAAGCCCACGTGTGCCAGTGGGGACGCCAAGACTGACCTGGGGCACATCCTGGACTTCACCTGTCGCCTTAAGTACCTTAAG GTTTCTGGCACAGAAGGACCTTTTGGGACTAGCAACATTGAAGAGCAGCTCCTGCCTTTTGATCTGTCAATATTCAAGTCTCTTCATCAGGTGGAG ATAAGTCACTGTGGTGCCAGGCACATACGGGGACTAGTTGCGTCGAAGCCCACCTTAGCCACAATGAGTGTCCGCTACTCCGCAACCTCTATGAAG GAAGTCCTTGTTCCCGAAGCCTCGGAATTTGATGAGTGGGAGCCAGAAGGCACGGCCCTGGAAGGCCCTGTGACTGCCGTCATCCCCACATGGCAAGCACTGACTACTCTAGACCTGAGCCACAACAGCATCTCCAACATCGACGAGTCTGTG AAACTGATTCCAAAGATTGAGTTCCTGGACCTGAGTCACAATGGAGTGCTGGTCGTGGACAACCTGCAG CACCTGTACAACCTCGTGCACCTGGACCTATCCTACAACAAGCTCTCCTCCTTGGAAGGGGTTCACACCAAACTGGGGAACATCAAGACCCTGAACCTGGCGGGCAATCTCCTGGAGAGTCTGAGTGGCCTGCATAAGCTCTATTCCCTGGTCAACCTGGATCTCCGTGACAACAGGATCGAGCAG ATGGAGGAGGTCAAGAGCATTGGCAGCCTCCCGTGTCTGGAGCACGTGGCTCTACTGAACAACCCTCTGAGCATCATCCCTGACTACCGGACCAAGGTGCTAGCTCAGTTTGGAGAGAGGGCCTCCGAG GTCTGTCTGGACAACACGGCAACCACAGAGAAGGAGCTGGACACCGTGGAAGTGCTAAAAGCAATTCAGAAAGCCAAGGAGGTCAAGTCAAAGTTGAACAACCCAGAGAAGAAG ATCGGTGAGGATTCCCGGCTCTCAGCTGCCTCCTGTGTCCGGCCCAGTGGCTCCCCTCCCAGCGTggctcccacctctgcctccctgccccagcccatcCTCTCCAATCAAG GCATCCTCGGAGATGAGTGA